Proteins found in one Pocillopora verrucosa isolate sample1 chromosome 12, ASM3666991v2, whole genome shotgun sequence genomic segment:
- the LOC131799904 gene encoding radial spoke head 1 homolog → METLRESDEEMDSENEVLPYTYEGDRNENGERHGKGKARLPNGDIYEGQYKHGYRNGYGKYVFRKLKGKSRNACYMGHYENNKKNGQGTFLYPDGAKYEGSWRDDLRHGFGSYFYTNGDLYRGEWEYDRRHGQGTYTYAASGMSYEGQWFEGKRSGRGKLTFGKQNYIGNFYDDKMIGPGTYIFPNGTQQHGEYIVVEEEIEEVNETGKGKNDNDTENRSRTKQVKIKWISKSGDTPPVTVVKKETLIN, encoded by the exons ATGGAAACGTTACGCGAATCTGACGAGGAGATGGACTCCGAAAACGAGGTGTTACCGTATACGTACGAAGGAGATCGGAACGAAAACGGCGAACGGCACGGAAAGGGGAAAGCAAGGCTGCCCAATGGCGATATATACGAAGGACAGTATAAGCACGGGTACAGAAATGGCTATGGTAAATATGTCTTTAGAAAGCTCAAGGGCAAGTCGCGAAACGCGTGTTATATGGGGCATTacgaaaacaacaagaaaaacgGACAAGGGACTTTTTTGTATCCTGATGGAGCGAAGTATGAGGGAAGCTGGAGAGACGATCTCAGGCATGGATTTGGGTCTTATTTTTATACCAATGGCGATTTGTATCGAGGCGAATGGGAATACGACCGAAGACACGGACAAGGGACGTATACATACGCGGCGAGTGGAATGTCATACGAAGGACAGTGGTTCGAAGGAAAAAGATCAG GAAGGGGAAAATTGACTTTCGGAAAACAAAACTACATCGGCAACTTTTACGACGACAAAATGATCGGCCCTGGTACGTACATCTTCCCGAACGGCACTCAGCAGCATGGCGAGTATATAGTCGTGGAGGAGGAAATTGAGGAGGTTAATGAAACAGGCAAAGGAAAAAACGACAACGACACAGAGAACCGAAGCCGAACGAAACAAGTGAAAATCAAGTGGATCAGTAAAAGTGGAGATACACCTCCAGTCACAGTTGTAAAGAAAGAGACGCTTATCAATTAG
- the LOC131799866 gene encoding uncharacterized protein, whose protein sequence is MAWECKECNMTFKTEQLFDTHKKKFCFGNSVDPARIHSRISGKGGSNTERRDRQEFQIPLPYIKPSIHSAPNTPSRHISSVHPENDRSRMFLSSQNHSSRHQSAPNTPSGEYDGITALEKEKIDQLKRFKAHHMQRNSRNLEEKVSLDSIKDRQFQTSRRGNYDHDRGDDRIGKLTEIHQQQLAELKLRNEKLQEEKARLAERLNSLGIRSRQKIPSQGSLKQQATELDGLKRYLEFKEEEEKRNFYAQQSKTNVMKVSPRSPPQSATADYLRGSELQAVHPRKSLREPSNGRGQVVPYHSPPVQYFEPGSVPLGRGNILHEINVLKNEYFQRGGHDPEILAQIRDLEYEAQRMQATQRPQAGDPFLQQQILSFHLANQRLEQELQLLRDERGQKERKRSPEVDPEFQRLKEEHLVKMASLRQETELLKQQAEVEKMRKQLKELRGETIIPLEGNRKTFESPFVLTSTSTDKELQPSPYDPNAGFAVFWDFVLGLSTSFPRCRLAAGVYQGADISTDVKLLPIVRTTVITRQSHPTIPPGGAGVIGVKHPFPRCMPDQNLGLVVELQANSPEDSNDPNELFSKGWTRIDLFDMSNRLLSGRWKIPIRISPIKAFLSTHELNMIPQVGQAELYLRLVNSRDIPSQDTQNPQPVQHHLYKYPSVENIRVIPQVSTLSVNHGSQNFAPAPPPPPSVPPPSPPPPRSDTPAAVSQKAESVPRTPLDGSVVGFQVDQLIDAIQGEARIKITVYEHGEGQVLKGDNNIPIMCVTRSAKQDFLERIFSFGLQEAQFRNVPWDAHSIVVFRLYLQPGDASTSASNLLDESKLAAWTAIPLALTAGSQASRRGRLSGGNQGGGPRLNIGTHYLPLFFPPVVPVPNIPLRGPFPEQWSPYGQASLRVSIFGSGNLPPATSSPPEEFQDENDLPKDVWIKNGRSSILTDEFEEGNGFDLYIDAARFLPDSVSVTKVAGRVLDKNYTRIGVDIDVQATLDSDIYNPEYNCRTEYRDPVFPQSCTLMLKVYTVDRISKTLCCVGYGFLPIFVEVGTTKQPSVSSSNVKVAFNEGPHQIRLYGGSPDLSQPLHESVTQSLSPVPCASLLVRLVQAACHPNGRPKEASEFKESEWESEGLLDPKPNYADGAYYSLSCEPTLGECQIYHSMVKRQPIKTREAIKLIGDGQEHKLKKDRVIESWIKTRLTRNIDALPGDLDLSYVALYHVMHGLKISVDAAQNLPWSNFTLVSYCLSPPGSFYRGAREDSLNHVTKPVYSSSVASPVWKDGLKVFPRRIYHRCMVVIVHLHELVLDTTQTKTSYSLQGQAWTAVQVFDEGYVMNGCYQLPLYTGDLPEAVLNSLESDNCHNVLANFRRRKAIKLLEGSSVYVRLSDARRAEELPAPKMRARQDYLPKERIENYLNVNPSSSLSSLVPRGMTEDELTMELTDKFANLTNQLLETYLKDTS, encoded by the exons ATGGCTTGGGAGTGCAAGGAGTGTAATATGACATTTAAGACCGAACAGTTGTTTGATACTCACAAGAAGAAGTTTTGTTTCGGAAACAGTGTGGATCCTGCTCGTATTCATTCGAGAATTTCTGGTAAAGGTGGGAGTAACACTGAAAGAAGAGACAGACAAGAATTCCAAATT CCATTACCATATATCAAGCCTTCAATTCATTCTGCTCCCAATACTCCATCAAGACATATCAGCAGTGTACATCCAGAAAATGATAGGAGTAGG ATGTTTCTTTCTAGCCAAAATCATTCCTCGCGTCATCAATCTGCACCAAACACACCTTCTGGAGAATATGATGGTATAACAgctcttgaaaaagaaaag ATTGACCAGTTAAAAAGGTTCAAGGCTCATCATATGCAGAGAAATTCAAGGAACTTAGAGGAAAAAGTTTCTTTGGACAGCATCAAAGATAGGCAATTTCAG ACATCAAGAAGAGGCAATTATGATCATGATAGAGGTGATGACAGGATTGGGAAATTGACTGAAATTCATCAGCAGCAGCTTGCCGAACTTAAACTGAGGAATGAGAAACTCCAGGAAGAGAAAGCTA GGCTTGCTGAAAGATTGAATTCTCTTGGAATTAGAAGTAGACAAAAAATTCCATCTCAGGGAAGTCTG aaacaacAAGCCACAGAACTTGATGGACTCAAGAGATATTTGGAATtcaaagaagaggaagaaaa gAGAAATTTCTATGCCCAGCAATCTAAGACCAATGTAATGAAAGTTTCACCTAGATCACCACCTCAAAGTGCTACAGCTGATTACTTAAGGGGTTCAGAATTGCAAGCAGTACATCCAAG aaaatCTTTGAGGGAGCCATCCAATGGAAGAG GCCAGGTTGTGCCATATCATTCTCCACCAGTACAATATTTTGAGCCTGGATCAGTACCACTTGGGCGGGGCAATATCTTGCATGAAATTAA TGTGCTGAAGAATGAATACTTTCAAAGGGGAGGCCATGATCCAGAAATACTTGCACAGATAAGAGATCTAGAGTATGAGGCCCAGAGAATGCAAGCTACCCAAAGACCACAAG CTGGAGATCCATTCCTGCAACAGCAAATTCTGAGTTTCCACTTGGCCAATCAGAGACTTGAACAGGAGCTGCAACTTCTAAGG GATGAGAGGGGTCAGAAGGAAAGAAAGCGTTCACCAG AGGTGGATCCTGAATTCCAACGACTGAAAGAAGAGCACTTGGTGAAAATGGCATCACTTAGACAAGAAACAGAGCTTTTGAAGCAACAGGCAGAGGTggagaaaatgagaaaacaacTGAAAGAGCTTAGAGGAGAGACCATAATACCACTGGAAGGGAATAGAAAG ACGTTCGAGTCGCCATTTGTATTAACAAGTACAAGCACAGACAAGGAATTGCAGCCGAGTCCTTACGATCCAAA TGCTGGGTTTGCCGTATTCTGGGATTTTGTTCTTGGCCTGAGCACGTCCTTTCCCAGATGTAGACTCGCTGCTGGGGTGTATCAAGGGGCAGATATATCGACAGACGTCAAACTGCTACCAATTGTTAGAACAACAGTCATCACCCGACAGAGCCATCCCACGATCCCCCCTGGTGGAGCAGGAGTTATTGGTGTAAAGCATCCATTTCCAAG ATGTATGCCGGATCAGAATCTCGGCCTTGTTGTTGAGCTTCAAGCAAACAGTCCTGAGGACTCTAATGACCCAAATGAGTTGTTTTCAAAAGGGTGGACTAGAATTGACTTGTTTGACATGAGCAACCGACTGCTCAGTGGAAG GTGGAAAATCCCGATCAGAATCTCTCCAATCAAAGCATTTCTTAGCACCCATGAACTTAACATGATACCCCAG GTCGGACAGGCAGAGCTTTATCTCAGGCTTGTGAACAGTCGCGACATACCCTCGCAAGACACACAGAATCCCCAGCCTGTCCAACATCATTTGTACAAATATCCATCAGTG GAGAACATTCGCGTCATTCCTCAAGTTTCTACGCTGTCCGTCAACCACGGCTCGCAAAATTTTGCCCCAGCGCCACCCCCACCCCCGTCAGttcctcccccttcccctccccctccccgtTCCGACACCCCGGCAGCTGTTTCACAGAAAGCAGAAAG CGTCCCGAGAACCCCGCTTGATGGGTCAGTCGTTGGTTTCCAAGTAGACCAACTGATTGATGCCATTCAGGGAGAAGCTAGGATTAAAATAACAGTCTATGAGCACGGCGAGGGACAG GTTCTTAAAGGAGACAATAACATCCCAATAATGTGTGTAACCAGGTCAGCAAAACAAGACTTCCTTGAGAGAATATTCTCCTTTGGATTACAGGAG GCCCAATTCAGAAACGTTCCTTGGGACGCGCACTCCATCGTAGTGTTTCGGTTGTACCTGCAACCAGGGGATGCATCTACTTCTGCGTCTAATCTGCTGGACGAGAGCAAACTTGCAGCGTGGACTGCTATACCGCTGGCGTTAACTGCAGGCTCGCAAGCATCTAGACGTGGAAGACTATCTGGAG GTAATCAAGGCGGAGGACCAAGGCTAAACATTGGTACTCATTATCTTCCTCTGTTTTTCCCACCGGTTGTTCCAGTTCCTAATATTCCACTGCGG GGCCCTTTTCCGGAACAGTGGTCCCCCTATGGACAGGCCTCGTTGAGGGTATCTATTTTTGGTTCAGGCAATCTTCCACCTGCGACATCCAGTCCTCCTGAAGAATTTCAAGATGAAAATGACCTTCCCAAG GATGTATGGATAAAGAATGGTCGGTCCTCTATACTTACTGACGAATTTGAAGAAGGGAATGGGTTTGATCTTTATATTGACGCCGCACGATTTCTTCCAGACAGTGTCAGCGTCACTAAG GTGGCTGGAAGAGTATTGGACAAGAACTACACAAG aaTTGGTGTAGACATTGACGTACAGGCTACACTGGACAGTGATATCTACAACCCAGAATACAACTGCAGGACAGAATATCGAGACCCAGTCTTCCCACAGTCTTGCACTCTAATGTTGAAAGTGTACACAGTGGATAGGATTTCAAAGACTCTTTGCTGTGTGGGATACGGATTCCTACCGATCTTTGTTGAAGTTGGAACAACAAAACAACCGTCTGTCAGCAGCTCGAATGTTAAG GTTGCTTTTAATGAAGGTCCTCACCAAATACGTTTGTATGGTGGTTCTCCAGACCTCTCTCAACCTTTACACGAGAGCGTGACGCAGAGTCTGTC TCCTGTACCATGTGCTAGTTTGTTGGTAAGACTGGTTCAAGCGGCTTGCCATCCTAATGGAAGACCAAAAGAG GCTTCAGAGTTCAAAGAGTCAGAGTGGGAGTCTGAGGGGCTGTTAGACCCCAAACCGAACTACGCAGACG GAGCATATTACTCCCTCTCTTGTGAGCCCACCCTGGGAGAGTGCCAGATATATCACAGTATGGTTAAGAGACAACCAATCAAGACTCGTGAGGCAATAAAACTCATAGGAGATGGTCAGGAACATAAACTAAAGAAAGACAGAGTGATAGAAAGCTGGATCAAG ACTCGCCTCACTCGAAATATCGATGCTTTGCCTGGTGATTTGGACCTTAGCTACGTTGCTCTATACCACGTTATGCACGGATTAAAG ATCTCCGTGGACGCTGCGCAGAATTTACCATGGTCCAATTTTACATTGGTCAGCTACTGTCTGTCGCCTCCAGGGTCATTTTATCGG GGTGCCAGAGAAGACTCGCTGAACCACGTAACAAAACCAGTGTACTCCAGTAGTGTTGCCTCTCCTGTGTGGAAAGATGGATTGAAG GTTTTTCCCCGCCGTATTTATCACAGGTGCATGGTTGTTATCGTCCACCTTCATGAGTTAGTATTGGACACTACTCAGACCAAAACATCTTACAGTTTACAAGGACAG GCGTGGACCGCTGTTCAAGTGTTTGATGAAGGTTATGTTATGAACGGTTGTTATCAGCTTCCTCTGTACACTGGGGACCTCCCCGAG GCTGTGCTTAATTCTCTTGAAAGCGATAACTGTCACAATGTGCTTGCCAACTTTCGGAGAAGAAAAGCG ATTAAACTTCTGGAAGGTAGTTCAGTTTATGTTCGATTATCAGACGCCAGAAGAGCAGAAGAACTTCCTGCGCCGAAG ATGAGAGCCAGACAGGACTACTTGCCCAAAGAAAGGATTGAGAACTACCTCAATGTAAACCCATCTTCGTCTCTGAGTTCACTTGTACCTCGCGGTATGACCGAAGATGAATTAACGATGGAACTTACAGACAAGTTCGCCAAT ctTACAAATCAACTGTTAGAAACATACCTGAAGGACACATCATAG
- the LOC131799903 gene encoding uncharacterized protein, whose product MTITSQHIRSSFLHLNMKVAYNYFSLCAFVTSLISHEAWVNGNLYDPHLFPAEGPFMEGWYSRIMDLSSNHSFGVLFGQVLMQKKGPEFGHYPQNMVSIIHSKGDGRTMESFAVYPSNEDIEVTVNGKPVSNNPDFKSPANFEWKAKPYGYFRVNENETRINFTNVDGVSFIGVLGPPKPWGPNGEGPEGWIDHLPFLPLHWFVYSLGSELINYNWVNEKSGELLRGNQGLAHQEKNWGKSFPPAWIWTEGVDNPSCSSFAISLGVLSIETFDVPAHLIGYRSAAATLNFKPTNSLVTTKHIDGCSGKMNATVTSLGNKLEFEIETAPSTLETCLLGPTLDGFAPVCVESYTAIATFHVYKMTLSGYELIESKTFNNAALEFGGFYLCQEKSPCQLESNGMA is encoded by the coding sequence ATGACAATCACCAGCCAACACATACGCAGTTCATTCTTGCACCTAAACATGAAGGTAGCttacaattatttttctctgtgtGCTTTTGTTACGAGCTTGATTTCTCATGAAGCATGGGTGAATGGCAATCTATATGACCCACACTTGTTTCCAGCCGAAGGTCCGTTCATGGAAGGATGGTATTCGCGAATCATGGATCTCAGCTCGAATCATTCATTCGGAGTTTTGTTCGGTCAAGTTCTCATGCAAAAGAAAGGCCCTGAGTTTGGTCATTATCCGCAAAACATGGTCTCGATTATACACAGCAAAGGGGATGGACGAACCATGGAAAGCTTCGCAGTTTATCCTTCAAACGAAGACATCGAGGTCACTGTTAATGGCAAGCCTGTGTCCAACAATCCAGATTTCAAATCTCCTGCGAACTTCGAATGGAAGGCAAAACCCTATGGCTACTTCAGAGTGAATGAAAACGAAACGAGAATTAATTTTACGAACGTGGACGGTGTAAGTTTTATTGGTGTTTTAGGACCCCCCAAACCATGGGGCCCTAACGGGGAGGGCCCAGAGGGCTGGATTGATCACCTACCCTTCCTTCCTCTTCATTGGTTTGTTTACAGTTTGGGCTCTGAGCTCATTAACTATAACTGGGTCAATGAAAAGTCTGGAGAGTTGTTACGAGGAAATCAGGGCCTTgcacatcaagaaaaaaactgggGCAAAAGCTTCCCACCAGCTTGGATTTGGACAGAAGGAGTTGACAACCCTTCATGTTCCTCCTTTGCAATATCACTTGGAGTCCTTAGCATAGAAACATTTGATGTACCAGcccatctgattggctatcgTAGTGCAGCAGCAACACTTAATTTTAAGCCAACAAATTCTTTGGTGACAACAAAGCACATTGATGGATGCAGTGGAAAAATGAATGCCACGGTAACAAGCCTTGGAAATAAACTTGAATTTGAAATAGAGACAGCACCATCAACTTTGGAAACATGTCTTCTTGGACCCACTTTGGATGGCTTTGCTCCAGTGTGTGTGGAGAGCTACACTGCAATTGCTACTTTCCATGTGTACAAGATGACCTTGTCTGGATATGAACTCATTGAATCTAAAACATTTAACAATGCTGCGCTAGAGTTTGGTGGCTTTTATTTGTGCCAAGAAAAGAGCCCTTGCCAGCTTGAGTCAAATGGGATGGCATGA